Proteins encoded in a region of the Thunnus maccoyii chromosome 4, fThuMac1.1, whole genome shotgun sequence genome:
- the ralgapb gene encoding ral GTPase-activating protein subunit beta isoform X6, which translates to MYSEWRSLQLVVQSDQGHLSVLHTYPTSVGTEVANAVVKPLGTAVSPVATENILKTDKEVKWTMEVLCYGLTLPLEGDTVKLCVDVYTDWMMALVSPRDSMPQPVVKEPNMYVQTILKHLYNVFVPRPDQHSLNHIRLCQQVLTAVQKLARESVSMVRETWEVLLLFLLRINDTLLAPPTVGVGVAEKLAEKLMAVLFEVWLLACARCFPTPPYWKTAREMLANWRHHPPVVEQWSRVACALTSRLLRFTHGPSFPPFKVPDEDATLIPLEMDNDCVAQTWYRFLHMLSNPVDLSNPAIVSTTPKFQEQFLNSSGIPHEVVLHPCLKQLPQIFFRAMRGVSCLVDAFLGISRPRADSAPPTPVNRMSMSPPPSITNTTPPHSRKQRHAVVTKTTSKSSTGSGSQPTKASQQQQQQQQTSSSPTLLSSPNQSSWESRPLPAPARPKVNSILNLFGQWLFDAALVHCKLHSGLSRDPSMTAIATQVGLELRRKGSQMSTDSMVSNPMFDANEFPESYEAGRAEACGTLCRIFCSKKTGEEILPVYLSRFYMVLIQGLQISDFICRPVLASIILNSSSLFCTDLKGINVVVPYFIAALETIVPDRELSKFKMYVNPTDLRRASINILLAMLPLPHHFGNIKSEVLLEGKFNEEDGWPHDQPVSFLSLRLRLVNVLIGALQTETDPTNTQLILGAMLNIVQDSALLESIGAQTETGSIDGSHMTVRSQSHSRTNSGISFSSGGSMEATSPDSERPAQALLRDYDTAAGLLVRSIHLVTQRLNSQWRQDMSISLAALELLAGLAKVKVGVDSADRKRAVSSICGYIVYQCSRPAPLQSRDLHSMIVAAFQFLCVWLTEHPDMLDEKDCLVEVLEIVELGISGSKSRQEQEVRHKGEKEHNPASMRVKDAAEATLSCIMQVLGAFPSPSGPASTCSLLNEDTLIRYARLSATGASNFRYFVLDNSVILAMLEQPLGNEQNPSPSVTVLIRGTAGRHAWTMQLFHQPRGARANQRVFVPEGRPTPNNDVGIKYNVKQRPFPEEVDKIPLVKADVSIPDLDDIVSKELEVQHDKLRILMTKQIEYENALERHSEEIWKSKSFPDPQTDCKPPPPSQEFQTARLFLSHFGFLSLEALKEPNNSRLPPHLIGLESSLPGFFDDISYLDLLPCRPFDTVFIFYVRAGQKSSHEILRNVESSSSVQPHFLEFLLSLGWPVDVGRHPGWTGHLDTSWSLNSCSDNDIQQTEEATTPEDTGGSVFNGEKKVLYYADALTEIAFVVPSLTENSEESSVHSDSTVEADTNTDPVPASLKQPNLTLELFPNHSENLESAKKLSPLVKTKRSSTGKSFPALGPETKVFVVWVERFDDIENFPLSDLLAETSTGLEASMSNSTSCRSGLLEKDVPLIFIHPLKTGLFRIRLHGAVGKFGMVIPLVDGMVVSRRALGFLVRQTVINVCRRKRLESDSYNPPHVRRKQKITEIVQRYRNKQLEPEFYTSLFHEVGEGKPHL; encoded by the exons G GCCTGACCAGCACAGTCTGAACCACATTAGGCTCTGCCAGCAAGTTCTGACTGCAGTCCAGAAACTGGCACGAGAGTCTGTTTCCATGGTGAGGGAAACCTGGGAGgtgctgctgctcttcctgcTTCGCATCAATGACACATTACTTGCCCCGCCCACAGTTGGAG TTGGGGTGGCAGAGAAGCTGGCAGAGAAACTGATGGCAGTGCTGTTTGAGGTGTGGCTGCTGGCATGTGCCCGCTGCTTTCCTACGCCACCATACTGGAAGACGGCTAGAGAGATGCTGGCCAACTGGAGACATCACCCTCCCGTTGTAGAGCAGTGGAGCCGAGTGGCCTGCGCCCTGACTTCCAG ACTTTTGCGCTTTACCCACGGACCATCCTTCCCACCTTTTAAAGTTCCTGATGAGGATGCCACCCTGATACCTTTAGAGATGGACAATGACTGTGTGGCCCAGACGTGGTATCGCTTTCTCCACATGCTCAG cAACCCAGTAGACCTGAGCAACCCTGCGATTGTGAGCACCACTCCAAAGTTTCAGGAACAGTTTCTCAACTCCAGCGGTATCCCTCATGAAGTGGTGCTGCATCCTTGTTTAAAACAGCTGCCCCAGATCTTCTTCAGGGCCATGAGGGGCGTCAGCTGCCTAGTGGATGCCTTCTTGG GCATATCACGTCCCAGAGCTGACAGTGCCCCGCCCACCCCAGTCAACAGAATGAGCATGTCCCCGCCCCCTTCCATCACCAACACCACGCCCCCTCACAGCCGCAAGCAACGGCATGCAGTGGTCACCAAAACCACAAGCAAGAGTTCAACT GGCAGCGGTAGTCAACCAACCAAAGCAtcccagcagcaacagcagcagcagcaaacttCCTCCTCCCCGACCCTGTTGTCTAGCCCCAACCAGAGCAGTTGGGAGTCTCGGCCTCTGCCGGCCCCAGCACGGCCAAAGGTCAACAGTATACTCAACCTGTTTGGCCAGTGGCTTTTTGATGCCGCTCTGGTCCACTGTAAGCTCCACAGCGGCCTCAGCCGAGACCCCAGCATGACCG CCATAGCCACTCAAGTAGGTTTGGAGCTGAGAAGGAAGGGCTCCCAAATGTCCACCGACTCCATGGTGTCGAACCCCATGTTTGATGCCAACGAGTTCCCAGAGAGCTACGAGGCAGGACGAGCGGAGGCCTGCGGGACTCTCTGCCGCATTTTCTGTAGCAAGAAAACTGGAGAAGAGATTCTGCCTGTTTATCTTTCCAG gtttTACATGGTCCTGATTCAGGGTCTCCAGATCTCCGATTTCATCTGTAGACCAGTCTTGGCTTCTATCATTCtcaactcttcctctctcttctgtaCTGACCTGAAGGGCATCAATGTGGTGGTGCCCTACTTCATAGCTGCCCTGGAGACTATTGTACCAGACAG GGAGCTGTCCAAATTCAAGATGTATGTAAACCCCACCGACCTGAGAAGAGCCTCCATCAACATCCTGCTCGCCATGCTGCCATTGCCGCATCACTTTGGCAACATTAAATCAGAG GTTCTGTTGGAGGGGAAGTTCAATGAGGAGGATGGGTGGCCTCATGACCAGCCCGTGTCTTTCCTGTCCCTGAGGCTACGTCTCGTCAACGTCCTGATCGGTGCCCTGCAGACTGAGACCGACCCCACCAACACACAGCTCATCCTGG GTGCAATGCTAAATATCGTTCAAGACTCTGCTCTGTTGGAGTCCATAGGTGCACAGACCGAAACA GGGAGTATAGATGGGAGCCACATGACAGTGAGGAGTCAGAGTCACAGCCGTACAAACAGCGGCATTAGTTTCAGCAGTGGAGGCAGCATGGAGGCCACCAGTCCGGACTCTGAGCGTCCTGCCCAAGCCCTGCTTCGAGACTACG ATACGGCGGCAGGCTTGCTGGTGCGCAGCATCCACCTGGTCACTCAGAGGCTCAACTCCCAGTGGAGGCAAGACATGAGCATCTCACTGGCTGCCCTGGAGCTACTGGCGGGGCTCGCCAAG GTAAAGGTCGGGGTAGACTCTGCAGATCGCAAACGTGCTGTCAGCTCTATATGTGGGTACATTGTGTACCAGTGTAGCCGTCCAGCTCCTCTTCAATCCAGAGACCTTCACTCCATGATTGTAGCTGCCTtccagtttctgtgtgtgtggctcacAGAGCACCCTGACATGCTGGATGAGAAG GATTGTTTGGTAGAGGTGTTGGAGATCGTGGAGCTGGGAATCTCTGGCAGCAAGTCCCGACAGGAACAGGAAGTCCGACATAAAGGGGAGAAGGAGCACAACCCAGCTTCAATGAGGGTGAAGGACGCTGCTGAGGCGACTTTGTCCTG TATCATGCAGGTGTTGGGGGCCTTCCCTTCTCCCAGCGGACCCGCCTCCACCTGCAGCCTGCTGAATGAAGACACCCTGATTCGATATGCCAGACTCAGTGCCACAGGAGCCAGCAACTTCCGCTACTTTGTCCTGGACAACTCAGTTATCCTCGCCATGCTGGAGCAACCTCTTGGCAATGAGCAGA ACCCCAGTCCATCAGTGACAGTTTTAATCAGAGGAACGGCTGGAAGACATGCCTGGACCATGCAGCTCTTCCACCAACCCAGAGGAGCTCGGGCCAATCAGAGG GTATTTGTTCCTGAGGGCCGTCCAACACCCAACAACGACGTGGGGATCAAGTACAACGTCAAGCAGAGGCCCTTCCCTGAAGAAGTGGACAAGATCCCCCTTGTCAAAGCTGATGTCAGTATTCCTGACCTGGACGACATTGTCAGTAAAGAG ctggaAGTTCAACATGACAAGCTTCGTATACTAATGACGAAGCAGATAGAGTATGAGAACGCCTTGGAGCGGCACAGCGAGGAAATCTGGAAGTCCAAGTCTTTCCCTGACCCACAGACAGACTGTAAACCCCCTCCACCCTCCCAGGAGTTCCAGACAGCCCGCCTCTTCCTCTCCCACTTTGGTTTTCTGTCTCTGGAGGCGCTCAAG gAGCCCAACAACAGCCGTCTACCTCCTCATCTGATTGGCCTGGAGTCGTCCTTGCCAGGGTTTTTTGATGACATCAGCTACCTGGACCTGCTTCCCTGCCGACCATTTGACACTGTCTTTATTTTCTATGTGAGGGCTGGACAGAAAAGCAGCCATGAG ATCCTGAGGAATGTGGAGTCATCATCCAGCGTCCAGCCCCACTTTTTGGAGTTCCTGCTGTCCTTGGGCTGGCCTGTGGACGTAGGACGTCACCCAGGATGGACGGGGCACCTAGATACCAGCTGGTCCCTCAACTCCTGCTCTGACAACGATATACAACAGACTG aGGAAGCAACTACTCCTGAGGACACGGGAGGTTCAGTGTTCAATGGGGAGAAGAAAGTTTTGTACTATGCCGATGCTCTGACAGAGATTGCCTTCGTTGTTCCGTCTTTGACAGAAAATTCCG AGGAGTCGTCAGTGCACAGTGACTCCACAGTGGAAGCAGACACTAATACAGACCCCGTGCCTGCTTCACTCAAACAACCCAATCTCACACTGGAGCTGTTCCCCAACCATTCAGAAAACCTGGAGTCTGCCAAAAAG CTGAGTCCTTTGGTGAAGACCAAGAGGTCATCGACTGGAAAGTCTTTCCCAGCACTGGGTCCTGAGACCAAAGTGTTTGTAGTCTGGGTGGAGCGCTTTGATGATATTG agaACTTCCCGTTGTCTGACCTCTTGGCGGAAACCAGTACAGGTTTGGAAGCGAGCATGAGCAACAGCACTTCCTGCAG GTCAGGGTTACTAGAGAAGGACGTTCCTCTGATCTTCATTCACCCTCTGAAGACGGGTCTCTTCAGGATCCGGCTGCACGGAGCTGTGGGCAAATTTGGCATGGTGATTCCCCTGGTGGACGGCATGGTGGTCAGCCGCAGAGCGCTTG GGTTTCTCGTGCGTCAAACAGTCATCAACGTGTGCCGACGGAAGCGCCTGGAAAGTGACTCGTACAACCCGCCTCACGTGAGGCGGAAGCAGAAAATAACTGAGATTGTCCAGCGTTACCGCAACAAGCAACTGGAGCCTGAGTTTTACACCTCGCTCTTCCACGAGGTGGGGGAGGGAAAGCCTCACCTCTAA
- the ralgapb gene encoding ral GTPase-activating protein subunit beta isoform X4, with the protein MYSEWRSLQLVVQSDQGHLSVLHTYPTSVGTEVANAVVKPLGTAVSPVATENILKTDKEVKWTMEVLCYGLTLPLEGDTVKLCVDVYTDWMMALVSPRDSMPQPVVKEPNMYVQTILKHLYNVFVPRPDQHSLNHIRLCQQVLTAVQKLARESVSMVRETWEVLLLFLLRINDTLLAPPTVGVGVAEKLAEKLMAVLFEVWLLACARCFPTPPYWKTAREMLANWRHHPPVVEQWSRVACALTSRLLRFTHGPSFPPFKVPDEDATLIPLEMDNDCVAQTWYRFLHMLSNPVDLSNPAIVSTTPKFQEQFLNSSGIPHEVVLHPCLKQLPQIFFRAMRGVSCLVDAFLGISRPRADSAPPTPVNRMSMSPPPSITNTTPPHSRKQRHAVVTKTTSKSSTGSGSQPTKASQQQQQQQQTSSSPTLLSSPNQSSWESRPLPAPARPKVNSILNLFGQWLFDAALVHCKLHSGLSRDPSMTAIATQVGLELRRKGSQMSTDSMVSNPMFDANEFPESYEAGRAEACGTLCRIFCSKKTGEEILPVYLSRFYMVLIQGLQISDFICRPVLASIILNSSSLFCTDLKGINVVVPYFIAALETIVPDRELSKFKMYVNPTDLRRASINILLAMLPLPHHFGNIKSEVLLEGKFNEEDGWPHDQPVSFLSLRLRLVNVLIGALQTETDPTNTQLILGAMLNIVQDSALLESIGAQTETGSIDGSHMTVRSQSHSRTNSGISFSSGGSMEATSPDSERPAQALLRDYALPDTAAGLLVRSIHLVTQRLNSQWRQDMSISLAALELLAGLAKVKVGVDSADRKRAVSSICGYIVYQCSRPAPLQSRDLHSMIVAAFQFLCVWLTEHPDMLDEKDCLVEVLEIVELGISGSKSRQEQEVRHKGEKEHNPASMRVKDAAEATLSCIMQVLGAFPSPSGPASTCSLLNEDTLIRYARLSATGASNFRYFVLDNSVILAMLEQPLGNEQNPSPSVTVLIRGTAGRHAWTMQLFHQPRGARANQRQVFVPEGRPTPNNDVGIKYNVKQRPFPEEVDKIPLVKADVSIPDLDDIVSKELEVQHDKLRILMTKQIEYENALERHSEEIWKSKSFPDPQTDCKPPPPSQEFQTARLFLSHFGFLSLEALKEPNNSRLPPHLIGLESSLPGFFDDISYLDLLPCRPFDTVFIFYVRAGQKSSHEILRNVESSSSVQPHFLEFLLSLGWPVDVGRHPGWTGHLDTSWSLNSCSDNDIQQTEEATTPEDTGGSVFNGEKKVLYYADALTEIAFVVPSLTENSEESSVHSDSTVEADTNTDPVPASLKQPNLTLELFPNHSENLESAKKLSPLVKTKRSSTGKSFPALGPETKVFVVWVERFDDIENFPLSDLLAETSTGLEASMSNSTSCRSGLLEKDVPLIFIHPLKTGLFRIRLHGAVGKFGMVIPLVDGMVVSRRALGFLVRQTVINVCRRKRLESDSYNPPHVRRKQKITEIVQRYRNKQLEPEFYTSLFHEVGEGKPHL; encoded by the exons G GCCTGACCAGCACAGTCTGAACCACATTAGGCTCTGCCAGCAAGTTCTGACTGCAGTCCAGAAACTGGCACGAGAGTCTGTTTCCATGGTGAGGGAAACCTGGGAGgtgctgctgctcttcctgcTTCGCATCAATGACACATTACTTGCCCCGCCCACAGTTGGAG TTGGGGTGGCAGAGAAGCTGGCAGAGAAACTGATGGCAGTGCTGTTTGAGGTGTGGCTGCTGGCATGTGCCCGCTGCTTTCCTACGCCACCATACTGGAAGACGGCTAGAGAGATGCTGGCCAACTGGAGACATCACCCTCCCGTTGTAGAGCAGTGGAGCCGAGTGGCCTGCGCCCTGACTTCCAG ACTTTTGCGCTTTACCCACGGACCATCCTTCCCACCTTTTAAAGTTCCTGATGAGGATGCCACCCTGATACCTTTAGAGATGGACAATGACTGTGTGGCCCAGACGTGGTATCGCTTTCTCCACATGCTCAG cAACCCAGTAGACCTGAGCAACCCTGCGATTGTGAGCACCACTCCAAAGTTTCAGGAACAGTTTCTCAACTCCAGCGGTATCCCTCATGAAGTGGTGCTGCATCCTTGTTTAAAACAGCTGCCCCAGATCTTCTTCAGGGCCATGAGGGGCGTCAGCTGCCTAGTGGATGCCTTCTTGG GCATATCACGTCCCAGAGCTGACAGTGCCCCGCCCACCCCAGTCAACAGAATGAGCATGTCCCCGCCCCCTTCCATCACCAACACCACGCCCCCTCACAGCCGCAAGCAACGGCATGCAGTGGTCACCAAAACCACAAGCAAGAGTTCAACT GGCAGCGGTAGTCAACCAACCAAAGCAtcccagcagcaacagcagcagcagcaaacttCCTCCTCCCCGACCCTGTTGTCTAGCCCCAACCAGAGCAGTTGGGAGTCTCGGCCTCTGCCGGCCCCAGCACGGCCAAAGGTCAACAGTATACTCAACCTGTTTGGCCAGTGGCTTTTTGATGCCGCTCTGGTCCACTGTAAGCTCCACAGCGGCCTCAGCCGAGACCCCAGCATGACCG CCATAGCCACTCAAGTAGGTTTGGAGCTGAGAAGGAAGGGCTCCCAAATGTCCACCGACTCCATGGTGTCGAACCCCATGTTTGATGCCAACGAGTTCCCAGAGAGCTACGAGGCAGGACGAGCGGAGGCCTGCGGGACTCTCTGCCGCATTTTCTGTAGCAAGAAAACTGGAGAAGAGATTCTGCCTGTTTATCTTTCCAG gtttTACATGGTCCTGATTCAGGGTCTCCAGATCTCCGATTTCATCTGTAGACCAGTCTTGGCTTCTATCATTCtcaactcttcctctctcttctgtaCTGACCTGAAGGGCATCAATGTGGTGGTGCCCTACTTCATAGCTGCCCTGGAGACTATTGTACCAGACAG GGAGCTGTCCAAATTCAAGATGTATGTAAACCCCACCGACCTGAGAAGAGCCTCCATCAACATCCTGCTCGCCATGCTGCCATTGCCGCATCACTTTGGCAACATTAAATCAGAG GTTCTGTTGGAGGGGAAGTTCAATGAGGAGGATGGGTGGCCTCATGACCAGCCCGTGTCTTTCCTGTCCCTGAGGCTACGTCTCGTCAACGTCCTGATCGGTGCCCTGCAGACTGAGACCGACCCCACCAACACACAGCTCATCCTGG GTGCAATGCTAAATATCGTTCAAGACTCTGCTCTGTTGGAGTCCATAGGTGCACAGACCGAAACA GGGAGTATAGATGGGAGCCACATGACAGTGAGGAGTCAGAGTCACAGCCGTACAAACAGCGGCATTAGTTTCAGCAGTGGAGGCAGCATGGAGGCCACCAGTCCGGACTCTGAGCGTCCTGCCCAAGCCCTGCTTCGAGACTACG CTCTTCCAGATACGGCGGCAGGCTTGCTGGTGCGCAGCATCCACCTGGTCACTCAGAGGCTCAACTCCCAGTGGAGGCAAGACATGAGCATCTCACTGGCTGCCCTGGAGCTACTGGCGGGGCTCGCCAAG GTAAAGGTCGGGGTAGACTCTGCAGATCGCAAACGTGCTGTCAGCTCTATATGTGGGTACATTGTGTACCAGTGTAGCCGTCCAGCTCCTCTTCAATCCAGAGACCTTCACTCCATGATTGTAGCTGCCTtccagtttctgtgtgtgtggctcacAGAGCACCCTGACATGCTGGATGAGAAG GATTGTTTGGTAGAGGTGTTGGAGATCGTGGAGCTGGGAATCTCTGGCAGCAAGTCCCGACAGGAACAGGAAGTCCGACATAAAGGGGAGAAGGAGCACAACCCAGCTTCAATGAGGGTGAAGGACGCTGCTGAGGCGACTTTGTCCTG TATCATGCAGGTGTTGGGGGCCTTCCCTTCTCCCAGCGGACCCGCCTCCACCTGCAGCCTGCTGAATGAAGACACCCTGATTCGATATGCCAGACTCAGTGCCACAGGAGCCAGCAACTTCCGCTACTTTGTCCTGGACAACTCAGTTATCCTCGCCATGCTGGAGCAACCTCTTGGCAATGAGCAGA ACCCCAGTCCATCAGTGACAGTTTTAATCAGAGGAACGGCTGGAAGACATGCCTGGACCATGCAGCTCTTCCACCAACCCAGAGGAGCTCGGGCCAATCAGAGG CAGGTATTTGTTCCTGAGGGCCGTCCAACACCCAACAACGACGTGGGGATCAAGTACAACGTCAAGCAGAGGCCCTTCCCTGAAGAAGTGGACAAGATCCCCCTTGTCAAAGCTGATGTCAGTATTCCTGACCTGGACGACATTGTCAGTAAAGAG ctggaAGTTCAACATGACAAGCTTCGTATACTAATGACGAAGCAGATAGAGTATGAGAACGCCTTGGAGCGGCACAGCGAGGAAATCTGGAAGTCCAAGTCTTTCCCTGACCCACAGACAGACTGTAAACCCCCTCCACCCTCCCAGGAGTTCCAGACAGCCCGCCTCTTCCTCTCCCACTTTGGTTTTCTGTCTCTGGAGGCGCTCAAG gAGCCCAACAACAGCCGTCTACCTCCTCATCTGATTGGCCTGGAGTCGTCCTTGCCAGGGTTTTTTGATGACATCAGCTACCTGGACCTGCTTCCCTGCCGACCATTTGACACTGTCTTTATTTTCTATGTGAGGGCTGGACAGAAAAGCAGCCATGAG ATCCTGAGGAATGTGGAGTCATCATCCAGCGTCCAGCCCCACTTTTTGGAGTTCCTGCTGTCCTTGGGCTGGCCTGTGGACGTAGGACGTCACCCAGGATGGACGGGGCACCTAGATACCAGCTGGTCCCTCAACTCCTGCTCTGACAACGATATACAACAGACTG aGGAAGCAACTACTCCTGAGGACACGGGAGGTTCAGTGTTCAATGGGGAGAAGAAAGTTTTGTACTATGCCGATGCTCTGACAGAGATTGCCTTCGTTGTTCCGTCTTTGACAGAAAATTCCG AGGAGTCGTCAGTGCACAGTGACTCCACAGTGGAAGCAGACACTAATACAGACCCCGTGCCTGCTTCACTCAAACAACCCAATCTCACACTGGAGCTGTTCCCCAACCATTCAGAAAACCTGGAGTCTGCCAAAAAG CTGAGTCCTTTGGTGAAGACCAAGAGGTCATCGACTGGAAAGTCTTTCCCAGCACTGGGTCCTGAGACCAAAGTGTTTGTAGTCTGGGTGGAGCGCTTTGATGATATTG agaACTTCCCGTTGTCTGACCTCTTGGCGGAAACCAGTACAGGTTTGGAAGCGAGCATGAGCAACAGCACTTCCTGCAG GTCAGGGTTACTAGAGAAGGACGTTCCTCTGATCTTCATTCACCCTCTGAAGACGGGTCTCTTCAGGATCCGGCTGCACGGAGCTGTGGGCAAATTTGGCATGGTGATTCCCCTGGTGGACGGCATGGTGGTCAGCCGCAGAGCGCTTG GGTTTCTCGTGCGTCAAACAGTCATCAACGTGTGCCGACGGAAGCGCCTGGAAAGTGACTCGTACAACCCGCCTCACGTGAGGCGGAAGCAGAAAATAACTGAGATTGTCCAGCGTTACCGCAACAAGCAACTGGAGCCTGAGTTTTACACCTCGCTCTTCCACGAGGTGGGGGAGGGAAAGCCTCACCTCTAA